A single Seriola aureovittata isolate HTS-2021-v1 ecotype China chromosome 19, ASM2101889v1, whole genome shotgun sequence DNA region contains:
- the ylpm1 gene encoding YLP motif-containing protein 1 isoform X1, with amino-acid sequence MYPSWGNYGGPQSQNYAGPGPRKQPGASHPGPAAGFGGFEAPSGGSLFSSLQEQHLQQMQQLQMLHQKQLQSVLQHGNSASAFGGGYSGPWHSETSGHTDSAGAQAYYKQDETSAQPARGPPAPKQSHQQPPPPPPQPHPTEPQPCPPPPETLLSKPPENTGAPKATEASKKDSSTTEEDKSLPLQEQQQLWYKQHLQNLQKLKQEKAKQNQKEGDGPVLPPAGHGLPPPPPIEPPKSTPPPPPPKDEPPLPPPPPEDLRGENVGKPPIFTDTPEVPQDPAEAARLQQLQAAAAQWQQVQQQRAGLQYQALMQQHEKLQQILEKYQQLIQQPADLQSMSTEMQLRHYEMQQQQFTPLFQDWGRSFALWYEQFQTYPHKDQLQDYEHQWKQWQEQMNATNTHLQERVATLTTMVPFTSGQYNSGMMGQFGQYPGQDMQMQQQSLNQGVQQSPVAVGPRSQGPRPTGFGPHSESPAGPPVRGGGPAGIGVRPPGPPTLQPPSINSVRGPRGNNPRFDQPQQRFDGPPRFDQPQQRFDGPPRFDQPQQHFDGPPRFDQPRPRFDGPPRFDQPRPRFDGPPRFDQPRFGQQPRFEQPPRPPGPPPRFERPPVPQQKQQQGPQPKEETATKQPASIESKTVGKSATPQTEKEKSESEKVEKVNAEDLTDDNLLGNDGFFVQSDPIPQTLQTNPEKSDGNEASEKSENTKPVNSKPSVTASSLSKNTVAQNPIKPDGPLTNSKPPVVPKPPVIQQEPQASGQMQSRPEPPRPPPGRGRGQPPVPVQVLGRGRGQRGRGEFRGSNTVPLGEEMGEMSYDYMPPEEELGMPEEQQEYHWQDPSYKEFGGEESEVPPEEMWMPEDHHFATEEEYYEEPMGGPPMGRGGPPIMRGGPPMGRGGPPMGRGGPPMGRGRPPMGRGGLPLGRGGPPMIRGGPPMGRGGPPMGRGGPPMGRGGPPMGRGGPPMGRGGPPMGRGGPPMGRGDPADRHWEEPESVEYSEEDDPYWGERRPPPMRGMRPPFPPGRGRPPRGHPGFMPPGRGRPPHPVHGPMDHGPLGHEMDTDETEVDPAGHPMYHGHDPHSHPMHPDVGRRRRCMPPPPHEMMDPMEEPLYDEGMERDLGWRPPHGIGPPLPPHEIIDRGGMRRRPMGRGMARGMWRPGPTHEEYEEGYNEGYVEDYGHGEDGFRWRTPQDYPPDDYRPEAKYYESEWDRDRAPPERDYPPRMPPPESYRDGHWLEERERERGHPYPYDELNRGRGELRIREYKDEPPYRQEEPPYPLPPPSEWDRPSRLPPPPERGYPPDYEDRRPRYEDHRDEPPLDKPPLPAALVTNLPESSVEPAPQGASGANVLALSQRQHEIILKAAQELKLIRELQEGKTTGAEPQPAPADVLPELPAGLLGLEIPPDVRNVLKGMTAAAQTAATEPVAWDAKPAATDCQSVHSAAPTAPVIPKTVDYGHGHEPGATVERISYGERIVLRPDPVPLDRGYEKEPLGSRDPYSRDLYYERRSDPYMDRREYNRERELYREKPPLEYERERFERERYPPRERDDSTQSMVEERSPLAPPLRSGYRDREWDVRERDRSGSRDRDEHYGRPSYDRPPYERAGLDRSGPERYGHSSSPYVDRRSYPEDRGAPTAPPLPPPPQPPPRVEKKPEIKNIDDILKPPGRSSRPERIVIIMRGLPGSGKSHVARLIRDKEVDCGGAPPRVLVLDDYFMTEVEKVEKDPDTGRRVKTKVLEYEYEPEMEDTYRSSMLKTFKKTLDDGFFPFIILDTINDRVKHFDQFWSAAKTKGFEVYLAEITADTQTCAKRNVHGRTVKDIMKMSNNWEPSPRHMVRLDVRSLLQDAAIEEVEMEDFNPDDEPKEPKREEEEEGDLGYIPKSKWEMDTSEAKLDKLDGLGSSGKRKREGEQTAGLEDYLQLPDDYATRMSEPGKKRVRWADLEEQKDADRKRAIGFVVGQTDWERITDESGQLAQRALNRTKYF; translated from the exons ATGTATCCCTCCTGGGGAAATTATGGTGGACCTCAGTCGCAAAATTACGCAGGACCTGGGCCTCGTAAGCAACCAGGTGCTAGCCACCCCGGGCCGGCAGCGGGGTTCGGGGGCTTCGAGGCCCCATCCGGCGGCTCGCTGTTCTCCAGCCTGCAGGAGCAGCATCTccagcagatgcagcagcttcagatgCTGCACCAGAAACAGCTCCAGTCTGTGTTACAACACGGCAACAGTGCCAGTGCGTTCGGTGGTGGGTATTCAGGGCCGTGGCATTCAGAGACCTCAGGACATACGGACAGTGCTGGAGCTCAGGCATACTATAAACAAGACGAGACTTCGGCTCAGCCGGCGAGAGGCCCCCCTGCTCCCAAGCAGAGTCACCAACAgcctcctccgcctccaccACAACCTCACCCCACGGAGCCCCAACCGTGTCCTCCCCCTCCAGAGACTCTATTATCCAAGCCGCCGGAGAACACCGGTGCTCCCAAAGCCACCGAGGCCAGTAAGAAGGATTCATCCACGACAGAAGAGGACAAATCCCTACCTTTGCAG GAGCAACAGCAACTTTGGTACAAACAGCATCTTCAGAATCTACAGAAGTTAAAGCAAGAGAAAGCCAAACAGAATCAGAAAGAGGGTGATGGTCCTGTGCTGCCACCCGCGGGCCATGgacttcctccccctcctccaatAGAACCACCGAAAAGcacacctcctccaccccctccaaaAGATGAGCCCCCACTACCACCCCCACCACCTGAGGACTTAAGG GGTGAAAATGTAGGAAAACCACCTATATTTACAGATACA CCCGAAGTCCCACAAGACCCAGCGGAGGCCGCCCGCCTCCAGCAATtacaggctgcagcagcacagtggcagcaggtacaacagcagagagcaggcTTACAATACCAGGCTCTCATGCAACAGCATGAAAAGCTTCAGCAGATCCTGGAAAAATACCAACAGCTGATTCAGCAACCTGCAGACCTTCAG TCTATGTCTACTGAAATGCAGCTGAGGCACTATGaaatgcaacagcagcagttcacCCCTTTATTTCAAGACTGGGGTCGCTCATTTGCCCTGTGGTATGAACAGTTCCAGACCTATCCCCACAAAGACCAGCTACAGGACTATGAGCACCAATGGAAGCAGTGGCAGGAACAGATGAATGCCACCAATACCCACCTTCAAGAAAGGGTGGCCACTCTGACTACCATGGTGCCATTTACCTCTGGCCAGTATAATAGTGGGATGATGGGACAATTTGGCCAGTACCCTGGACAAGACATGCAAATGCAACAGCAGTCACTAAACCAGGGTGTGCAGCAATCTCCAGTTGCAGTTGGTCCCAGATCTCAAGGTCCACGGCCCACTGGGTTTGGGCCACATTCAGAATCACCTGCTGGACCCCCTGTGAGAGGAGGTGGCCCTGCTGGCATAGGAGTCAGACCCCCAGGTCCCCCCACACTTCAGCCACCAAGCATCAACAGCGTTAGAGGTCCACG AGGAAACAACCCTAGATTTGACCAGCCACAGCAGCGCTTTGATGGGCCCCCAAGGTTCGACCAACCACAGCAGCGCTTTGACGGGCCCCCAAGGTTCGACCAACCACAGCAGCACTTTGACGGCCCCCCAAGGTTTGACCAACCACGCCCGCGCTTTGATGGGCCTCCCAGATTTGACCAACCACGCCCGCGCTTTGATGGTCCCCCTAGATTCGATCAGCCACGATTTGGGCAGCAGCCTAGGTTTGAACAACCCCCAAGGCCACCTGGCCCTCCGCCTCGTTTTGAACGCCCACCCGTGCCccagcaaaaacaacagcaaggCCCCCAACCTAAAGAAGAAACAGCCACTAAACAGCCTGCCAGTATTGAATCCAAGACTGTAGGAAAATCAGCCACGCcacagactgaaaaagaaaaaagtgaatctGAAAAAGTTGAGAAGGTAAATGCTGAAGACTTAACAGATGACAACTTACTCGGAAATGATGGTTTTTTTGTTCAAAGTGACCCCATTCCTCAGACATTACAGACAAACCCAGAGAAATCAGATGGCAATGAGGCCtctgaaaaaagtgaaaatactaAACCTGTTAACAGCAAGCCTTCAGTAACTGCTTCTTCCTTATCAAAAAATACTGTTGCTCAAAATCCCATCAAACCAGATGGACCATTGACAAACAGCAAGCCCCCAGTGGTACCAAAACCCCCAGTAATCCAACAGGAGCCACAAGCTTCTGGCCAAATGCAGTCAAGACCAGAGCCTCCAAGGCCTCCTCCTGGTAGGGGTCGAGGCCAGCCCCCAGTGCCTGTTCAGGTGCTTGGGCGAGGTCGTGGGCAGAGGGGCCGTGGAGAGTTCAGAGGATCAAACACTGTCCCGCTTGGGGAGGAGATGGGAGAAATGTCCTATGATTACATGCCACCGGAAGAGGAGTTGGGGATGCCAGAAGAGCAGCAAGAATATCACTGGCAAGATCCTTCATACAAGGAGTTTGGAGGTGAGGAGTCTGAGGTGCCCCCTGAAGAAATGTGGATGCCGGAGGACCATCACTTTGCAACAGAGGAAGAGTATTATGAAGAGCCAATGGGAGGACCCCCTATGGGGAGAGGAGGACCCCCAATAATGAGAGGAGGCCCCCCTATGGGTAGAGGAGGCCCACCTATGGGTAGAGGAGGTCCACCTATGGGGAGAGGTAGACCGCCTATGGGGAGAGGAGGTCTACCTTTGGGTAGAGGGGGTCCACCTATGATTAGAGGAGGTCCACCTATGGGTAGAGGAGGACCACCTATGGGTAGAGGAGGTCCACCTATGGGTAGAGGGGGTCCCCCTATGGGTAGAGGTGGTCCCCCTATGGGAAGAGGGGGTCCCCCTATGGGAAGAGGAGGACCACCTATGGGAAGAGGAGATCCAGCGGACAGGCACTGGGAAGAACCTGAATCAGTGGAGTACTCAGAGGAAGATGACCCTTACTGGGGAGAAAGGAGACCTCCTCCAATGAGAGGAATGAGACCCCCATTTCCACCTGGCCGAGGTCGTCCTCCACGTGGTCATCCTGGTTTCATGCCCCCAGGACGAGGACGTCCCCCTCATCCAGTACATGGGCCAATGGATCACGGGCCATTAGGCCATGAAATGGACACGGATGAGACTGAAGTTGATCCAGCAGGGCACCCCATGTACCATGGACATGACCCTCACAGCCACCCGATGCATCCTGATGTAGGAAGACGCAGGCGTTGCATGCCACCGCCGCCCCATGAAATGATGGATCCTATGGAGGAGCCTTTGTACGATGAAGGAATGGAGAGAGACTTAGGGTGGCGACCGCCACATGGCATCGGTCCCCCTCTGCCTCCACATGAGATAATAGATAGGGGAGGAATGAGGAGGAGACCTATGGGTCGAGGAATGGCAAGAGGTATGTGGCGGCCAGGTCCAACACATGAGGAGTATGAAGAGGGATATAATGAGGGTTACGTTGAGGATTATGGTCATGGTGAAGACGGATTTCGCTGGCGGACACCACAGGACTATCCTCCTGATGACTATCGGCCAGAGGCCAAGTACTATGAGTCTGAATGGGACAGAGATCGTGCGCCTCCTGAGAGGGACTATCCCCCCCGCATGCCTCCACCAGAGTCCTACAGAGATGGCCATTGGctagaggaaagagaaagagaaagaggtcACCCATATCCATATGATGAGCTTAACAGGGGTAGAGGAGAACTTAGAATCCGTGAATACAAGGATGAGCCACCATACCGACAGGAAGAGCCACCATACCCACTACCACCCCCTTCAGAATGGGATAGGCCTTCAAGACTCCCTCCGCCACCAGAGAGAGGGTATCCTCCTGACTATGAAGATCGCAGACCTCGTTATGAGGACCACAGGGATGAGCCTCCTTTGGATAAACCTCCCCTTCCTGCTGCACTTGTAACGAACTTACCAGAGAGCTCAGTTGAACCTGCACCACAAGGAGCAAGTGGAGCAAATGTACTTGCTCTCTCTCAACGTCAGCACGAGATCATCTTGAAAGCTGCTCAAGAGCTTAAACTTATACG GGAACTGCAGGAGGGGAAGACCACTGGTGCTGAACCTCAGCCTGCACCAGCAGACGTCTTGCCTGAGCTTCCTGCTGGTCTTCTCGGTTTGGAGATCCCGCCGGACGTCAGGAATGTTTTGAAG GGCatgactgcagcagcacagacagctGCAACTGAACCTGTGGCTTGGGATGCAAAGCCCGCTGCCACAGATTGCCAGTCAGTCCACTCTGCTGCGCCCACAGCTCCAGTGATACCAAAGACTGTGGATTATGGACATGGACATG AGCCTGGTGCCACTGTTGAGCGGATCTCTTACGGTGAGAGAATTGTGCTAAGGCCTGACCCGGTGCCATTAGACAGGGGTTATGAAAAAG AACCCCTTGGTTCCAGAGATCCTTATAGCAGAGACCTGTATTATGAGAGACGATCAGACCCTTACATGGACCGCCGGGAGtacaacagagagagggagttatACAGAGAAAAGCCTCCACTTGAATATGAAAGAGAAAGATTTGAGAGGGAGCGCTATCCCCCAAGAGAAAGAGATGACAG CACACAGTCCATGGTTGAGGAAAG ATCTCCACTGGCACCTCCTCTACGCTCAGGATACAGGGACAGAGAGTGGGATGTTCGAGAGAGGGACCGAAGTGGCAGTCGTGATCGAGATGAACATTATGGAAGGCCTAGCTACGACAGACCTCCATACGAGCGCGCTGGACTTGACCGCAGTGGGCCTGAGCGTTACGGCCATAGCTCTTCACCTTACG TGGACAGAAGAAGTTATCCAGAGGACCGAGGGGCTCCCACTGCACCACCTCTACCACCTCCACCTCAGCCACCTCCACGAGTCGAGAAGAAGCCAGAAATCAAGAATATTGATGATATCCTCAAACCACCTGGCAGATCATCTCGGCCTGAAAGG ATCGTCATCATAATGAGAGGGCTTCCAGGAAGCGGAAAAAGCCATGTTGCAAGGCTTATACGG GACAAGGAAGTTGATTGTGGTGGTGCCCCACCGAGAGTTCTTGTTTTGGACGACTATTTCATGACCGAGGTTGAGAAAGTTGAGAAAGACCCAGACACAGGCAGGAGGGTCAAAACCAAG GTTCTTGAATATGAGTACGAGCCAGAGATGGAGGATACCTACCGAAGCAGCATGcttaaaacatttaagaaaactCTGGATGACGGCTTTTTCCCCTTCATCATTTTAGACACTATTAATGACAGGGTTAAACATTTTGATCAGTTCTGGAGCGCAGCCAAAACTAAAGGCTTTGAG GTGTATCTGGCTGAAATCACTGCGGACACTCAGACTTGTGCGAAGAGAAATGTGCATGGGCGTACAGTTAAGGATATAATGAAG ATGTCCAACAACTGGGAGCCCTCACCACGTCATATGGTGCGGTTAGATGTCCGGTCCCTGCTTCAGGATGCTGCTATAGAGGAG GTTGAAATGGAAGACTTCAATCCCGATGACGAGCCCAAGGAACccaagagagaagaggaagaagagggtgaTCTG GGCTACATTCCAAAAAGCAAATGGGAGATGGACACGTCTGAGGCAAAACTTG ACAAGTTGGATGGTCTGGGGAGCAGTGGGAAGCGGAAACGTGAAGGTGAACAAACGGCAGGCCTGGAGGACTACCTTCAGCTGCCAGACGATTATGCCACACGCATGTCCGAACCAGGAAAGAAAAGG GTGCGATGGGCTGATCTTGAAGAGCAGAAGGATGCAGATCGAAAGCGTGCTATTGGCTTTGTGGTGGGTCAAACGGACTGGGAGAGAATAACGGATGAGAGTGGTCAGCTGGCACAAAGAGCTCTGAACCGTACCAAGTATTTCTAA